A window of Castanea sativa cultivar Marrone di Chiusa Pesio chromosome 8, ASM4071231v1 genomic DNA:
AAAATCTCACATCTCAACACCTCCTTGTCCCCACATCCGGTCTCACCAACAATTtgtttttgataggtaataatacttttattgaaaaaaaactGAACATCATGTTCACGATGGTGAACACCCTGAACAAGGAACAaatacaaccaaatcaagaaCTAAGAGGAAGGGAAAGTATGAATTTAGAAATTGTAATACAATTCAAACACCCCCAAATACGAagatatatatatcataatgTTTGAGAGGAGATCAGTACAAATATCATACAAAACCAGGAAAACCTCTTTTAGTGGTTGATTGCCGCACCAGCCATCATGCCAAAAACGAACTCAATTCCCCACCCAAAATTCAAACTGAGTGTGCTGGTGAAACTTCTCCCAATCCAGCCTAATGCTCTTCCAAAGACCACAACCATGAGAACCCCTTCCAAAATTCATTTATTGTCCTtagatttctaaaattaaaaccaattacGTAGTTATTTCCCCTTCAACTTCCAACTGGAGCTAAAACTTGCTTACAAAAACAATCAGAACCATTTATGTAATTGTTTACAATACATTATtctcccaattttttttctcaatacaTTGAACTGTCCAAAGAATATGTCATTAGTATCATCGGTTCAAATTTTTTCTACCAGCTAATTGTATATAGGAGCTCCAAGTTTTTCATCATGAAGTTGAGGCTAGTGTTTTTCATTAACCACGCTTAGTATCCTGGCTTCGGCTGATTGATGGTTGCAGTGGGTTATTTGTTCTAGGCAAAATGACATGCTTTAGGTTTTAAATATGTAGTTCATTTTATTCTTTCCAGGTTAAGGAGTTCCCTGCCCATACTGCTGCTGTCAATGACCTTAGCTTTGACATAGAAGGTGAATATGTAGGAAGCTGTTCTGATGATGGGTCTGTTGTAATAAACAGCCTTTTCACTGATGAGAAACTGAAGTTTGAGTATCATCGTCCAATGAAGGCTATTGCACTGGATCCAGATTACTCAAGAAAAACGTCAAGGAGATTTGTAACTGGTGGTTTAGCAGGtcatttatattataatacTAAGAAATGGCTTGGCTATCGCGACCAGGTTTGTACTAGTCTACTAACCAATAAGATGTGCAAAATAcctaatgccttttggtttcttgaaactaaaaaatttatctGTTTTCTAGGTCTTGCATTCTGGTGAAGGTCCAATTCATGTAGTAAAGTGGAGAACAAGTCTCGTTGCTTGGGCCAATGATGCAGGTGTGAAAGTTTATGATACTGCCAATGATCAGCGTATAACATTTATTGAAAGACCAAGAGGAAGCCCACGTCCTGAGCTTTTGCTTCCTCACTTAGTTTGGCAGGTTAGTCAATGATTAACATGGCTGCAGAATGGGGGCATGCTTATGGATTATGCAAGTACTAGTGCAGTTGTTTCAGGCTTGCAGCAATAGCTTGTACATGTAGAACAccaacacacacatatatgtattTCCTCTGCATCACGCCATCAACATGAGTGCTTTGCTGTTTCCTAAAATTTTTCCTTTGCTTGTCTCATCACATTCAGGACGATGCTCTCTTGGTCATTGGCTGGGGAACTTCTGTAAAAATTGCATCAATAAGAACAAATCAGAATAGAGCAACTAATGGGACATATAAGCATGTTCCGATGTCAAGTGCGAACAAGGTGGATATAGTGGCATCTTTCCAAACCAGCTATTTCATTTCAGGAGTTTCTCCTTTTGGTGATTCTTTGGTTGTTCTAGCTTATATTCTGGGCGAAGAAGATGGGGAGAAGGAATTTAGTAGCACCATTCCATCACGGCAGGTACTTTCACCCTTGCCTTTTATGAAATACATTGGTGTTCTTTGCCCGCGGTAGACTAAAAGGTGAAgctgaaaaattattattttataaattttaagggTGTGCCTTCTCTTTAAAACCACTCCTAAAGGAGAGATGTTCATAGGATAAATTTTACACTGGATCTGGGCCACCCATggtgttcttcttctttttatttatttatatcttttaAGTCATACAGTTTATTTACCAATTCTTGaaccccacttttttttttttttggtaatgatatatgatattatttttGACCTGTACattttaaattgtattttctttgaccaaaattttaagttataatGTTTTGGCACACATTCACGCCTCTTTTACAACATGGTATTCCTAGTAATTTTTCCATGGAATACAGGAATAGAGgctttacccccccccccccccccccttcctttgttttgattttattccTCTTCTGAATATTATGACAGTAAGAGCAGGGTTCTAATTATATGTTGTAAATTCCCTTTGCGGGAAggttttgttattgttaattTATGGTGGTTCTCATCCACGCATCTTTGGTTTACCCTTCCTGTTATTCTGttctgatatatatatttattctttgCTCATTGTTTCTGACTTGGGAAAATGTTATTTAAGCAGGGAAATGCACAAAGACCAGAAGTACGTATTGTATCATGGAATAATGATGAGCTTTCAACCGATGCCCTACCTGTACATGGCTTTGAGCATTACAAGGCAAAAGACTATTCCCTTGCTCATGCTCCATTCTCAGGttgatttatttgttattgaaGTTCATGCTTTATGTATGTCaggtttttaatatataaatcatTGTAATACTTTTTTGTGCCAATGTAGGTAGCAGCTATGCTGGTGGTCAGTGGGCTGCAGGTGATGAACCACTGTACTATATTGTGTCCCCAAAGGATGTAGTTATTGCAAAACCTAGGTTAGTATGATTGTCTCTTATTTCATAGCTCCTTTATGGAATGAAAAATGCGATAATGTTTCTCTGCAACATTATTAATTAGGCTTGATGTTAGTATATATTCAGTGATCCTGacaaattaaagtaaaattagcCTATAACTATGTTGATTAATGGGTTTGACATCATAGAGCTTTTTCACTTACAACTGACATCATAGGGCCAAGAAAAATTACATAGGCTAGTTTTTCTTAAAGCTAATTATATTTCCTGCGTACTTGGGTGTCtcttttttgatatcaataaatctttattacttataaaaaaaaaaaaacctattttgaaaatatatttgttttggaGACTTACATGCATTTATGATTTTTGTTAGGGATGCAGAAGATCATATTGCTTGGCTTCTTCAACATGGCTGGCATGAAAAAGCTTTGGCAGCAGTTGAAGCTGGTCAGGGACGGAGTGAACTCCTGGACGAGGTACTAAAGTTTTTTCTGcttcaatttatttaattttttaatattatttacatGAAACATAAAATGAATGTTCTGTGTTCACTACTTGGGGGTGCCTAtgattctctttctccttttctttttgttttccattattatttaatatctaaGTTGTTAACTTTTGTAGgcacttcaaaatttatttgtttggttggtgaCATGACATAAGATTGCTATAATTCAAGATGCATGCTCGCAAAAGTTaatggaagtttttttttttaataattaatataaaaaaaaacacatgcacCCTACGGGTATTAAACCCACAATCTCACACAATACTTTACTAACATTCAAGAGCATGCCTATTAAGGTTAATTagagttttgtttttggtaattacacacacacacacacacacacacacctggTGGTTCTCTTGCGACCTCACACCTTGCTCTTATAAGGGAGGAGATACCATTTGAGTTAGAGCTCATTAGTTAGGTTAATAAGATGTTTTACGACTTTATCTTAATTGTTCAACAAATGCAATTCTAGCATATTGGCCAACAGGGTGGACTATTTAAACATAGTATGGGCAGTGAGGGAAGGGGTGTGTATTTttggagtatatatatatatatattttttggggggggggggatttagGTTgaatgatttttccttttttttttttgataggtaaaaaagatatatatattcaagaacactaccttatgcagAAAAACATAAGGCAAAGAGAAAAATACGAAGGGGAAAGAAAgagtagaaagaaaaagaaaggaaaagaaactaaGTATATAGGAGAGAGTTAAGGAACATAGGGAGAtaatcactagaggtgagtctCCAAGCCTTAGACCAATCAAACAGTGCCGTTGAAAGAGGCCAATAGCTGGTCATCCGAACTTTCCATGTCCTCGAACGTCCTCCTATTGCGCtctctccaaagacaccacatcaagcataatGGAGCTAAATTTCAAATGCTAGACGAATGCTTTCcaggccaattccaccaactgaATAGAATATCCGCAACCGATCCAggcaagacccaagaaaacccaaaagatctaaacaccaAACTTCACAGCCGATAAGCCTTTCCATAATGTAGTAACAAATGATCCGCTGTCTCCCCATTACTGCGGCACATGATACACCAGTCGACAAAATCCAACCCTCTACCCCTCAAATTATCCCCTGTAAGGATCCTATCCCATACAGCAGTCTGCACAAAGAAGGAAATACGCCGATgagccttaaccttccaaacacctttccaagaaaaaataataggCAAGGGGCTTCTCAACTTATTGTAAAATGAACGAATATCAAAGTCCccattctttgtcaacttccatcgCATACGATCTCCGTTCTTAGTAGGAGGAAGATTAGAGCCCAAGGTACGGAAAAAATCATCCACACCACCCATTTCCCAATCATTTGGTCTCCGAGTAAAATGAACATTCTAGCTTCTCCGCTCCTCTATCCCCAACCGCTCAAGAGAAGAGGCCACCGATGCCTCTTTATTGGATGCAATCCCATACACACTCGGAAAAACCAATTAAAGTGGAGAATCCTCACACCATTGATCTGTCCAAAGCTTCACTCTGTCCCCCACCCCTACCTCAAAGCGAGTATTCTTGCTAAAATCCTCCCATCCCATGtggatacttctccacaagccGCACCCATGCACCCCTCTACCTAGCTTGGATGTCCACCActcccccccctcccccattCTTCCCCAAACTTGAGGGCTATAacccttctccaaagccttGTCTCCTCAATCCTAAACCGCCATAACCAATTCCCTAGTAAGGCTTTAttaaaagtagttaatttcTTTACTCCTAACCCACCATTTTTCAAAGGTGCACACACCTTGTCCCATCCCACCAAATGAAAGTTGTAGTCCCCCCATaagaaatccctttgcaacctCTCAATCTTGTTGGCCATATGCATAGGGATggtaaaaagagacaaaaaataaGTGGGGGAGACTAGATAATGTGCTTTTAAGCAACGTTAGTCTTCcaccttttgacaaatacatCTTTCAACCGGCCAACTTATGCTCAATTTTCTCcaagataggattccaaataGTAGGGGACTTGTAGGACGCCTCCAATGGCATACCAAGATAGGTCATAGGCAAAGACCCAATCCGGCATCCCAAAATCTCTCTCAGGACATGGACATTAAGAACCTCCCCAATGGGAACCATCTCACTTTTCAGCGCATTAACCTTTAAACCTGTCACTGCctggaaacaaagaagaaacatCTGAACATATAGAATCTGCTCCTCATCAGCATCGTAAAACAAAATCATATCATCTGTGAACAAAAGATGCGATACACATACCCCTCCCCCCCGTCTACCATCGGCCCTAAAGCCTTGAAACAAACCAACCCCTTTAGCTCTTTTCATCATCTTACTGAGGACCTCCATCATAACTAGAAACAACATGGGGGAAAGCGGGTCCCCCTGTCTCAATTCTCTCGAGctcccaaaaaaatcaactgGAGACCCATTAAAGAAGACAGAGAATTGGGCTGTAGATATGCATGTGCAGATCCACCTACACCACTTTACCTCAAATCCCattctcttcaacaaatcaagaaGAGCCTCCCACTTCACATGATCATAAGTTTTCTCAAtatctaatttataaataaccCCTGGAAGCTTACTCTTCACCCTACTATCAACACACTCATTAGCAACGAGAACTGAATCAAGAATCTGTCTACCACCCACAAAACTGTTCTGAGACTCAGATATAGTTGATCCAAAACCTCTTTCAGGCGGTTTGCCAACACTTTGGCCAAAATCTTGTAGacactccccaccaaactaataggtctaaaatctTGAATATTGGAAGTACCATTCTTCTTAGGGATTACGGCTATCAAAGTTGCattaagagatttttcaaacttattgTGTTGATAAAACTCTTCAAACACGGCTAAGACATCTCTTTCCACAACTCCCCAACAATGGTGTTAGAAAGCCAAAGAGAAACCATCAGGACCTGGAGCTTTATCTCCTTCCATCTCTTTGACAACTTGAAGAACCTCCTCTTGTTCAAACCTCCATTCAAGTTAGTCCCTCTCCAACCCCTCTATCTGATCAAACTCCAATCCTtccacaaaaggcctccactcctcTATCtccttgtacaattttttataaaactgtaTAGCTTGGTCTGCCATCTCGGATTCGTCCTCATAGATAACCCCATTCACTTCCAACATACTAATATGGTTATACCTTCTCTGAGAATTGACCATCTTGTGAAAAAATTTGGTATTGTTATCTCCTTAATGCAAAGCATCCTCGATTTCTATCTCCACAAAACTTCTTCCAAAGAGAGAAGGTTCTGTAATTCAAATCTCAACCCAGCCCTCTCACCTAACTCCACTTCAGCAAGGCCGTACTCCCGTTCCTTAACATCCAATAATTTCAAAGCCTCCAACAATTCTTTTTTCTGACGCTCTACATTTCCAAACTCACTTTGGTTTCACTGAATAATATCTTCCTTCAATGCCTTCAGCTTCTTGGCAAGTACAAAACTGGGGGTACCTGAGAAAGAATATTGATTCCACCAAGAATGAACCCTATCTTTGAACCCATCCGACTTTAGCCACATGTTCTCGAACCTAAAAGGACTTTTCCCCCTTAAAATCCGTCTTGTCTCCACTAATATGGGGAAGTGGTTTGAAATAGGACGAGGTAAAACCCGTTGGGTCACATTCGGATAGTGATCCTCCCAATCATGAGAAACCAGAGCCCTATCTATCCTAGACATCTAGGACTGATCCGAACCACTTGACCATGTATAACTCTCTCATTCCAAAGGCAAATCTATCAAGCTAAGCTCCTCAATGAACTCAGAAAAATTCTCCATAGCCGGGGTAAGTCGTGAACCCCCCAACCGTTCACTTGGGAGCCGAACAATGTTGAAATCCCCTATGTAACACCATGGAACTTTCCTGTTGCCGAACATGATGTGCCTGTAGATGTAATGGTGAGGGTGATGATCATTTTGAGTTGGAAATTGACTCGGAAAGGGGTTTTCGATGTGCACTCTTATTATAATTCTTTGTTCGGTCTTGTTAATGTTTCTTTTCCTTGGAAGTGTATTTGGTGTGTAGCACCTAAAAGAGTGTCTTTCTTTCTATGGACAATAGCTTGGGATAGGATTCTTACCATTAATAATCTTGTTAAGGGGGAATTGTCTCTAGTTAATTGGTGTTGCTTGTGTCGATGTGATGGGGAAACTGTAGATCATCTTTTGCTTCATTGTAAGTTTGCTCATGCTTTGTGGAGTGAAGTTTTTTGATGTTTGGGATTCAGTGGGTGATGCTGAAGGAGGTTGCCTCTTTACTTTTTGCATGGAGGAATTGTTTGGGAAAATAGTTTTCGAATATTTGGAATATGGTACTAGCTTGTATAATGTGGTTAATTTGGTGGGAGCTCGATACCTGTACTTTTGAAGATTTTGAGAGACCTTTAAATCTTTTGAAGTCTTTGCTAGTTGGGACTTGGTTTGAGTGGTCTTGTATTTGGGGCTATACACGTTGTACTTCCATTTTTGAATTCCTAGAATCTATTAGTGTTTCTTTTTGATTTGTTGTTGCGTTTGTTTCAAGTGTAGAGTGTTCATCATTGTGAACATGATGTActttttaatcaataaaatctctattaactataaaaaaaaaatcattttccttgtATATGGAATTGGAATCACTGGCTGTTAATATTCATTCACTTTTTCAAGCGTTGGCCTTaatgaaaagaagaagcatATCTCTTCCTACTCCCCCCCGCAACACCTGTATTAAGATTATTCAATGATGTCCATATTGAATCAGAAGCTACTAGTTTTGGTTACACATTGGGTAAGCACTCTGGTAAATGGCTAGTCAGTGACCTTGTATGTGACTACGTTACATTATTGTGAGAAATGGTAGAATAGTATTTTGTAGTTGATTactaccaattaaaaaaaagtattttgtagtTGATTACCTTGCTGTCTTaacattaataattttaatttttcatatatactTTATGGCATGGTTTGATCAATTTGGCCATTACATGCAGGTGGGATCTAGATACCTTGATCATTTGATTGTGGAAAGGAAGTACGCCGAAGCTGCATCTTTGTGTCCCAAATTGCTGCGAGGATCCGCTTCAGCATGGGAGAGGTAGCATCtatctttatttattactttctGGTGCACTTTCTATAAATAACTGGCAGTGGGCTGCCTTCCACAGATGGGTTTTCCACTTTGCTCATCTTCGTCAGCTTCCTGTGCTAGTTCCGTATATGCCAACAGATAACCCGAGACTGCGTGATACTGCTTATGAGGTTTGTTAGAACAAAATAGTGTGCCTAAATATATTTAATCTCTTTTCTAATGTGCCAACTTGGGATTCAAGGCCTCTTGTTGCCTTTTGGCTACAGGTTGCTCTTGTAGCTTTGGCTACAAATTCTTCTTTCCATAAGGAACTCTTGTCAACAGTCAAATCATGGCCACATGTGATTTATTCTGCATTGCCTGTTATTTCGGCCATAGAACCTCAGCTTAATACTTCATCCATGACTGATGCGCTCAAAGAGGTTTGTCAGGaaaacatgcacacacattCACATAATTTGGAACCTCATGATAACATTTCCTATTCTATATTCTTGATAATtgcatattattatttatgcatTCTCTTTCTCTGTCAGGCACTAGCGGAGTTGTATGTAATAGATGGGCAATATGAGAAAGCTTTTTCTATCTATGCTGATGTAAGTATTACTGATACTCATGGGAGATTCTTATACAACACAATCCATGTACACAGGGATTGTACTAGAGTTGTtacaaacataatttaaaattacataaatccaTATTTGACAACATGTCTATGTTAAATGCTTTGGAAAAGAAGCTTTCACATCTCTATTATGTTTCTGACATCAATTTGGATgctctttttttggatttaatttttcaGCTCATGAAGCCGGAAGTATTTGACTTCATAGAAAAACATAACTTGCAAGATGCAATTCAAGAGAAGGTATGTAAATGCAAAATCAGGTGCAATTCTTAGTGTTACAAGCCTTATATGGGTTCCTTTGTGTAAGCATTTTCTGAGTGTTCAAGTCCTTTGATGATTATTCAATGTATTTTTTGCATAAATGTGAGGTCAACCTCTAAAATTTCAGAAACAATGTATCAAGGTCTACTAtatatcttatttatttatttattccaatAATCAAGAGATAATTGAAAAACACACTGGGAACATCACAATATACAACAAAGGCTAAAGAGCTCAATTTGAACTACAACTGCACAAGGGTCATTGATCTTATGTTTGGTTAGTGAAATTGGGTTGGAAAGCATTTGTCAGATGTTTGGAAATTCGTTCCATTATTTTTGATGTGGACTATATGGAGGGAATGCAATTGGCACACTTTCGAAGATGCAAAACGTACAAGGATTCAGTTGTTAGCAACCTTCACTAGTTCCTTATATGAGTGGTCTTACGCTCTGGGTTTTACAACTGGCCATTCTATTGCATTGTTTATAATAGCCATTTTGAATATAATTCGTTCTTGTTATTTTTTAGGCTACTTTGTGTCCTTCATACATGAAGTAGTTTctctttaataaaataattcttacttataaaaaacaGAGCCTGACCGAACCACAGCCAACAATTTTGACAGAGCAGAAAACACAGCATAAACCAAACCACAAAGCTAACAAGAGCCGAAATGAACCACACCATAGAGTTTTGCCAAGACCAGCAAAAGCAACAATACAAATCAAATCACTATTAGAATACTTTCTTGAAAATTGAAGAGGAAATGCCTCATCTGCAACAGACCTCCTTGTTGATGGCAGAACCAAGGGTAAAAACCAGCACCTTTAATCCTTGCTTTCACTTGCTTCCGAATGGTTCCAATTAGTTGTTCCTCATACACATTCCCATGATGCAAAATAGCATTTCAAAGCCTCCAAATGTTGTAAACAGCAGCTCCAAGGCTAAGCTGCAGCAATCTGAACTCAACT
This region includes:
- the LOC142607530 gene encoding vacuolar protein sorting-associated protein 41 homolog; translated protein: MAPIPSENGVEGDDEREEDDEEEEEEEAGEEEEEEEEEEEEPRLKYQRMGGSIPTLLASDTASCIAVAERMIALGTHGGTVHILDFLGNQVKEFPAHTAAVNDLSFDIEGEYVGSCSDDGSVVINSLFTDEKLKFEYHRPMKAIALDPDYSRKTSRRFVTGGLAGHLYYNTKKWLGYRDQVLHSGEGPIHVVKWRTSLVAWANDAGVKVYDTANDQRITFIERPRGSPRPELLLPHLVWQDDALLVIGWGTSVKIASIRTNQNRATNGTYKHVPMSSANKVDIVASFQTSYFISGVSPFGDSLVVLAYILGEEDGEKEFSSTIPSRQGNAQRPEVRIVSWNNDELSTDALPVHGFEHYKAKDYSLAHAPFSGSSYAGGQWAAGDEPLYYIVSPKDVVIAKPRDAEDHIAWLLQHGWHEKALAAVEAGQGRSELLDEVGSRYLDHLIVERKYAEAASLCPKLLRGSASAWERWVFHFAHLRQLPVLVPYMPTDNPRLRDTAYEVALVALATNSSFHKELLSTVKSWPHVIYSALPVISAIEPQLNTSSMTDALKEALAELYVIDGQYEKAFSIYADLMKPEVFDFIEKHNLQDAIQEKVVQLMTIDCKHAVPLLIQNKDVITPSDVVSQLLNSSNKCDSRYFLHLYLHSLFEVNPHSGKDFHDMQVELYADYDPKMLLPFLRSSQHYTLEKAYETCIRRDLLREQVFILGRMGNSRQALAVIINKLGDIEEAVEFVTMQHDDDLWEELIKQCLNKPEMVGVLLEHTVGNLDPLYIVNMVPNGLEIPRLRDRLVKIITDYRTETSLRHGCNDILKADCVNLLVKYYKEARHGIYLSNEEEEARAKRNDSSASQAIEKSSMRATEVKSKTRGGGRCCMCFDPFSIQNVSVIAFFCCHAYHMTCLMDSTSNVSGKKGSEATSREPLVEYEYDNGNAEDDEDEDDDEDTQSSSRRVRCILCTTASS